Sequence from the ANME-2 cluster archaeon genome:
CATAGGCTTTTTCCACATCAGCAAATGCATCTTGACCGTAAACCGCTTTGAAAAGGTCTGCATAGTTGGAATTGCTTATTTTCTTGATAACTGCAGATTTGCTGGGATTGTTCATCTCCAGAGGATTCAGGAACGGCCCTTTTGCCTGTTCTGCCAGATTAGATGCCCTTCCATCCCAGAACTGGCCTCCGACATACATCCCGTTAGCCTTATCATAATGGAATTCCGGACTGTAAGCTGCATATGCGGCTGTTGGTGAATTACGGTTCCCGAACCTCACAGGGATTGCTCCCTGGGAAACTGCACGGCTTGAGTCAGGTTCTGCAAACCCGAATTGAGGATCATGGCAACTTGCACATGACTGCCCTTGCGGTACAGATAAATTGTCATCGAAATATATTTTCTTCCCCAGTTCTTCCTGTGGAGTTAATCCATTCACTGCTGGTATTCCTACTGTTATGGTAAGCAGCAGGAAGATACTAAGCCATATTTTCATCTTCTTCATAGTAGAATCTCCCTTTGGTGTTCGATAAGGGTTGTGTATTTTCCAGGGAGGTTAAATCGGGACTCTTATTATAATCACGAGTATTCATCACAAATACCATGAATAACATTAAAAATTCCCTCTCCCCCCACAGTAACGTATAGATAAAATCCCTTATCATTCTCAATTTGGCAGCGTTAAATCCCCCTGGAATAACGCTCTAACCACAATAAAATAGGTGGTATTAACATATATACTTGGTGCAATATTATAAAATTTGACGTATAATTAAGAGACTGTCGGAAAAGTCGATATTTCGAGGTATTCAACCCTACCTGAAATTTCAATGTGGTAGTACATAGCGATTTACTGAGTTGAATTTCATTCAATGTTTTAATTTTGGTACTTTTCCGACAATCTCATTAATACAAAATATTACTTCCAACAAATCAAGAATCCCATGTTTGAAGTCCTCTCATGAGTATCTATAGTCATTATTTCCCTTGCCAGTTCCCGGTAACAATCCATAAGTACCCTATTTGCCTTAACAACCGTTACGTTCTATGCAACCACATACCGGGTGATATCTTCAAGACACGATGTGATATTCTGGATGGTTGAGACCTCAATAAATTTAACATTGCAGACCAGTAGAAGAGTATTTTAATATTCAAGGCATCTTCAGTCGCATATTCAATAGTAAAGTAAGAGCCTGTTAAATAATACGTATCCAGTCAGAGGGAACTGGAATGTCAGGCATTCCGGCTATAACAATCGATGGATTAATACCTTAGTATGTCGAGGATAAGACGATGACCCAGGTTAAAATAACTGATACGACCCTTCGGGATGCACACCAGTCCCTCATCGCAACCAGGATGCGAACCAGGGATATGCTCCCGATAGTTGAGAAAATGGACCAGGCGGGTTTTTTCTCCCTGGAAGTATGGGGCGGCGCCACCTTTGATTCATGTATCCGGTTCCTGAACGAGGACCCCTGGGAGCGCTTGCGCAGTTTGAAACAGGCTATCAGAGAAACCCCACTCCAGATGCTGCTTCGTGGCCAGAACCTTGTGGGTTACCGCCATTATGCCGATGATGTTGTGGTCAAATTTGTGGAAAAGGCTGCTGAGAACGGTATCGGTGTTTTCAGGATATTTGATGCGGTCAATGATATCAGGAACATGGAGGTATCCATTAAAACCGCAAAAAAAACCGGAGCGCATGTGCAGGGTACCATCAGTTATACTACCAGCCCTGTACACACTACCGAAAAATTCGTCGAATTTGCCCATGAACTGGCATCACTTGAATGCGATTCTATCTGTATCAAGGACATGGCAGGACTGATTGCACCCATGGATGCCTATACACTTATCAAATCCCTGAAAAAAGAAATAGGGCTGCCTGTTGACCTGCATTCACACAGTACCAGCGGCATGGCTCTCATGAGCTACATGGCGGCATGCAAGGCAGGCGTGGACATCCTGGACACGGCCTTTTCACCATTCGCGGGGGGAACATCCCAGCCTCCCACCGAAACCGTGGTGGCAGGACTCAAAGGGACCCAATGGGATACAGGACTGGACCTTGTCCACCTGATAGATATTAAAAGATATTTTGAAGAGATAAAGGAAAAATATCGCGGTATCCTGGACCCCATATCTGAGAAGACCGATACCAGTGTACTGGTCTACCAGGTACCTGGGGGGATGCTCTCCAATCTGGTATCCCAGTTGAAAGAGCAAAATGCAATGGATAAATTTGATGATGTACTCCTGGAGATGCCCCGGGTCAGGGAAGACCTTGGTTATCCACCACTGGTCACTCCTACAAGCCAGATAGTGGGCACCCAGGCGGTCATGAATGTACTGATGGGTGAGAGATACAAGGTCATTCCCAAGGAAGTTAAGGAATACGTGAGAGGCATGTACGGACGCTCACCTGCCCCAATTGATAAAGGGATATTGGATAAGGTGCTGGGTGATGAGAAGCCCATAACCTGCCGGCCTGCAGACCTGATTGAACCTGAACTGGCCAGGCTGGAGAAGGAGGCCAGGGAACTGGGTATTGTAGAGAAGGAAGAGGACGTGCTGACCTATGCCCTGTATCCACAGGTGGCTCCCAAATTCCTGAAAGGGGACGCTGAGGAGGAGAAACTGGTCCAGTCGGTCCAGGAACCTGTCCAGGCAGGGGCCCAGCGTGTGTATAACCAGTTCAAGGTGGTAGTGGACGGAGAGGTGTTCCAGGTAGAGGTCGAACCGACCGGTGAGATGGCGATACATGAAACTAAATCGGCACCTCCTGCTTCTGTGGAAGGGGGAATAAAAAGCAGTATGCAGGGTATGGTGCTGGGGCTGAAGGTCAAACCGGGTGATGTCGTTGAGGAAGGGAATGTTGTGGCAGTTATCGAGGCTATGAAAATGGAAAATGACATTCATGCAACACACAGCGGCATTGTCAGGGAGATATTTGTGAAAGAAAGCGACTTTGTGGCTGCCGGCGATGTTATTATGGTTGTCAGTTAGAGGTTGTCCCGATGTTCGAGAAGATACTGGTAGCAAACAGGGGCGAGATCGCCATAAGGGTAATGAGGGCATGCCGCGAGATGAAAATACAGACCGTGGCTGTATATTCTGAAGCAGACAGTCATGCATTGTTTGCAAAATATGCTGATGAGGCCCATTATATTGGGCTGCCACCGGCCAGCCAGAGTTACCTGAGGCGCGACCGCATCCTTGAAGTGGCTGAAAAAACAGGGGCTCAGGCTATACATCCAGGTTATGGTTTTTTGGCCGAGAATGCTGATTTTGTCAGGGAATGCGAGAAAGCGGGCATTGTTTTTATCGGGCCGTCCAGTGCATCTATCGATGCCGCCGGCAGTAAGATAATGGCTCGCAAGACCATGGAAAAAGCTGGCGTTCCTGTCATTCCGGGCATATCAGAGAAAATCGTGGATAATGATGTTGCCATTGATGGCGCTCAGAAAATAGGATATCCGGTCATTGTCAAGGCTGCTGCGGGCGGGGGCGGGATCGGGATGAAGATAGCATATAATGATGCTGACCTCATAGATGCGATACAGTCCACCCGAAAAGTGGCACAGTCCACATTCGGGGATTCGACCATTTTCATGGAGAAATACCTGGCCAGTCCCAGGCATATTGAATTTCAAATTATGGCTGATTCACACGGCCATACCGTGCACGTGAATGAGAGGGAGTGTTCCATACAGAGGCGGCACCAGAAACTTATTGAGGAGTCTCCTTCGCCTGTCATGACTCCTGAATTGAGGGATGAAATGGGCGCTGCGGCCATCAGGGCTGCGAAAGCAATAGATTATACAAACGCGGGTACTGTGGAGTTCATGTATTCCGATGGGGACTTCTACTTCCTGGAGATGAATACCAGATTGCAGGTAGAGCATCCCATCACTGAGATGGTTTCCGGGCTGGACCTTGTCAGGGAGCAGATACATATCGCAGCCGGTGAGACCATGGACTGGAAGCAGGAAGATATTAAGATCAACGGGTGGGCCATGGAATGCAGGATAAATGCCGAGGACCCGTTGAATGATTTTGTGCCGTCCCCGGGTAAGCTCTTGCGCTACAGGTCGCCGGGCGGTCCCGGGATACGGGTGGATAGTGGAGTTCATTTTGGTTATACGATATCCCCATTCTATGATTCCATGGTGTCCAAGTTAATATCATGGGGACGTGACAGGACCGAGGCTATTGAGAAGATGAGGCGCGCGCTGTATGAATATATTATTGTGGGTGTGACTACCAATATCCCGTTCCACAAGGCTGTGTTGAGGAACCCTCATTACATCAATGGTGAACTGTCAACCCACTTTATCGAGGATTTTGACATAATGTCCGAGGTGGCAAAAGTGGTTGAGCAGGAGAAGGAGAAGGGAGTGACCCTGGCTTCAGCCATTGGTGCTGATGACCATAAGGTCGCCGCCATCTCAGCTGCTGTGAAGACGTATATCAGCGGTAGGGAGAGTTTTTCATCGAGTAAACCTAATAAGTAATTATGGGTCACAGGGAAGAGATTCTGGATGTCCTGAGGACAAATCCCGAGACATACATTTCGGGTGAGGAACTTGCCCAAACCCTGGGTGTATCCAGGACAATGATATGGAAGTATATCGAATCTTTACGCCAGGATGGGTTTGTGGTGGAATCCGTGACCAACCGGGGTTACCGATTGGTAAGTGCACCTGACCTGCTGTTGAAGGATGAAGTGCAGAGGAACCTGAATACCGGTTTTGTCGGTAAACAGATATATTATTTTGATGAGATTGATTCTACGAACCGTAAAGCCAGGGAACTGGCACCCGGCTGCCCGGACGGGACGCTCATTGTAGCAGAGCGGCAATCTGAAGGCAGGGGGCGGATGGGCAAGGAATGGTATTCCCCGCCGGGTGGGGTCTGGTTATCGATCATCCTGAAACCCGACATCTCCCCTGAGCATATTTACCGGTTGACGTTGGTGGCGGGTGTGGCTGTGGCTGAAACCCTGGTTGATATGGGGATTGCGGCACAGATCAAATGGCCCAATGATATTCTCATTAATGAGAAAAAGGTCTGCGGGATACTGACCGAGGTGGATGCCGAGATGGATGCGGTGAACTTTGTGATCGTCGGTATCGGGATAAATGCTAATATTGAACTTGATATGCTGCCGCCCCTTTTTGGCGTCCATTCCACCTCCCTCAAGAGCGAGGCGGGCAGTGCCATCAACAGGGTGGAACTTGTCCAGCGATTGCTTGAGCGGTTCGAACAGGATTATGGTACGTTCATGAGCGGGGATTTCGATTCGATACTCAAGCGCTGGAGGGAGCATTCTGCCACCCTGAACCGCCGGGTGAGGATCGTCACGAGGTTCAGGACGATCGAGGGCGAGGCCGTGGGTATTGACCATGATGGGGCCCTGGTTGTGGAGATGGAAGACGGGACACTGGAGAGGGAGATTACGGGGTCCTGCGTGCATTTGTGAAGGGTGGGGTGTTTAGTGTTGTGGGGGCTGGCAGGCGCTTTTCGATTCTTCCTGCGGGCTTAGGGTGCGAAGTGGGGATCGTTACTTGAGTAGATGGTTGCAGCCTGCCTGAAGTTCTCTGTGCGTTAAAGAGGTTATCCTCGATGTTTGCAGGTGTG
This genomic interval carries:
- a CDS encoding acetyl-CoA carboxylase biotin carboxylase subunit, which encodes MFEKILVANRGEIAIRVMRACREMKIQTVAVYSEADSHALFAKYADEAHYIGLPPASQSYLRRDRILEVAEKTGAQAIHPGYGFLAENADFVRECEKAGIVFIGPSSASIDAAGSKIMARKTMEKAGVPVIPGISEKIVDNDVAIDGAQKIGYPVIVKAAAGGGGIGMKIAYNDADLIDAIQSTRKVAQSTFGDSTIFMEKYLASPRHIEFQIMADSHGHTVHVNERECSIQRRHQKLIEESPSPVMTPELRDEMGAAAIRAAKAIDYTNAGTVEFMYSDGDFYFLEMNTRLQVEHPITEMVSGLDLVREQIHIAAGETMDWKQEDIKINGWAMECRINAEDPLNDFVPSPGKLLRYRSPGGPGIRVDSGVHFGYTISPFYDSMVSKLISWGRDRTEAIEKMRRALYEYIIVGVTTNIPFHKAVLRNPHYINGELSTHFIEDFDIMSEVAKVVEQEKEKGVTLASAIGADDHKVAAISAAVKTYISGRESFSSSKPNK
- the oadA gene encoding sodium-extruding oxaloacetate decarboxylase subunit alpha, giving the protein MTQVKITDTTLRDAHQSLIATRMRTRDMLPIVEKMDQAGFFSLEVWGGATFDSCIRFLNEDPWERLRSLKQAIRETPLQMLLRGQNLVGYRHYADDVVVKFVEKAAENGIGVFRIFDAVNDIRNMEVSIKTAKKTGAHVQGTISYTTSPVHTTEKFVEFAHELASLECDSICIKDMAGLIAPMDAYTLIKSLKKEIGLPVDLHSHSTSGMALMSYMAACKAGVDILDTAFSPFAGGTSQPPTETVVAGLKGTQWDTGLDLVHLIDIKRYFEEIKEKYRGILDPISEKTDTSVLVYQVPGGMLSNLVSQLKEQNAMDKFDDVLLEMPRVREDLGYPPLVTPTSQIVGTQAVMNVLMGERYKVIPKEVKEYVRGMYGRSPAPIDKGILDKVLGDEKPITCRPADLIEPELARLEKEARELGIVEKEEDVLTYALYPQVAPKFLKGDAEEEKLVQSVQEPVQAGAQRVYNQFKVVVDGEVFQVEVEPTGEMAIHETKSAPPASVEGGIKSSMQGMVLGLKVKPGDVVEEGNVVAVIEAMKMENDIHATHSGIVREIFVKESDFVAAGDVIMVVS
- a CDS encoding biotin--[acetyl-CoA-carboxylase] ligase produces the protein MGHREEILDVLRTNPETYISGEELAQTLGVSRTMIWKYIESLRQDGFVVESVTNRGYRLVSAPDLLLKDEVQRNLNTGFVGKQIYYFDEIDSTNRKARELAPGCPDGTLIVAERQSEGRGRMGKEWYSPPGGVWLSIILKPDISPEHIYRLTLVAGVAVAETLVDMGIAAQIKWPNDILINEKKVCGILTEVDAEMDAVNFVIVGIGINANIELDMLPPLFGVHSTSLKSEAGSAINRVELVQRLLERFEQDYGTFMSGDFDSILKRWREHSATLNRRVRIVTRFRTIEGEAVGIDHDGALVVEMEDGTLEREITGSCVHL